DNA from Candidatus Bathyarchaeota archaeon:
GCCTCGAAGCTCGTGGAATGGCTTTACAGGCTTCCAACAGCCAGGGTGGTCGGCGAAGGCGTCCAGCTGGCCCTTGAGGCTGGCGGGGTTAAGCTAGCCTACAACCTCGCCCTAACGGACTGCTACGTGCTAGCGGTCTCGAAGCTATACGGCTGTACAGCTGTCTTCAAGAAACGTGAAAGGGAGATGCTTAGAAACATAGGCGAGCTGGAGAGAAACTACAAGCTCCTCTTCCTAGAAGACTACCGCTAATGCACCGCTATCCGTCGAGCCTCCAGTATTGTCTTGAGCTGATACGGGTAGTAGTGG
Protein-coding regions in this window:
- a CDS encoding PIN domain-containing protein; this translates as MARAAIDTSVVIEYIDLRGELHEQAEAVFSAALAGRLEILIPHAVLAETFYVATKIYRTLGVEGAEAVASKLVEWLYRLPTARVVGEGVQLALEAGGVKLAYNLALTDCYVLAVSKLYGCTAVFKKREREMLRNIGELERNYKLLFLEDYR